A region of Candidatus Methylomirabilota bacterium DNA encodes the following proteins:
- a CDS encoding zf-HC2 domain-containing protein gives MNCHEILPLIPPVARGETSLTEWALVETHLKQCSDCQAERDRLDRERHSLLNPIWSRTLSISSGLTEPVGHAAALSVLPDRVEPRLRLPVTGAVAAAGRAAGAARAWAAAASSGTRAASQSLVARGATLRERAAHDAAALRAGSHAVVTGIGRLRPALASAHARVRRGAQDGVERARAEVGRVAAHARARAARATAASTAALVSFSRIGSVQVAGIALVVGLLLYVLLPTPILRPDAASDVTMARRAPARPEPIDGGSRRGSEPAPPRLAAARSGAMVATTSAQSPRSGGPHVVGRLTVQDRGASEQELTELLTRSGGARIGGRHELSATTVYAVIPSSRYRTFVRGLTQIGSWQVEAERSPLPRGVRMAIRVDD, from the coding sequence AGCCTGACCGAATGGGCTCTCGTCGAAACTCACCTGAAGCAGTGCTCCGACTGTCAAGCCGAGCGGGACCGCCTGGACCGTGAGCGGCATTCCCTGCTGAATCCGATCTGGTCGCGGACGCTCTCCATCTCGAGCGGGCTGACCGAGCCCGTCGGCCACGCCGCCGCCCTCTCCGTCCTGCCCGATCGCGTCGAACCGAGGCTGCGCCTGCCGGTGACGGGAGCCGTCGCCGCGGCGGGGCGCGCCGCCGGCGCCGCGCGCGCGTGGGCCGCCGCGGCCTCGTCCGGGACGCGCGCGGCCTCGCAATCGCTCGTGGCGCGGGGTGCCACACTTCGAGAGCGCGCCGCGCACGACGCGGCCGCCTTGCGCGCCGGCTCCCACGCCGTCGTCACCGGCATCGGCCGCCTGCGGCCCGCGCTGGCGAGCGCCCACGCGCGTGTCCGGCGGGGCGCCCAGGACGGCGTCGAGCGCGCCCGCGCCGAGGTCGGCCGGGTCGCCGCGCACGCGCGCGCGCGGGCCGCGCGCGCCACCGCCGCATCGACCGCCGCGCTCGTCTCGTTCTCCCGCATCGGGTCGGTGCAGGTCGCGGGCATCGCGCTCGTGGTCGGTCTCCTCCTCTACGTGCTGCTGCCCACGCCGATCCTGCGACCGGATGCCGCGTCCGACGTCACGATGGCGCGTCGGGCGCCCGCTCGCCCCGAGCCGATCGACGGCGGGTCGCGGCGTGGATCGGAGCCGGCGCCACCGCGGCTCGCCGCGGCTCGGAGCGGGGCGATGGTGGCCACCACGTCGGCGCAGAGCCCACGCAGCGGCGGACCGCACGTGGTCGGACGGCTCACCGTCCAGGATCGCGGCGCGAGCGAGCAGGAGCTGACCGAATTGCTGACCCGCTCCGGCGGGGCCCGGATCGGCGGACGGCACGAGCTCTCCGCGACCACCGTCTACGCGGTGATCCCCAGCTCCCGCTACCGCACGTTCGTTCGCGGCCTGACCCAGATCGGGTCCTGGCAGGTGGAAGCCGAGCGGTCTCCCCTGCCCAGGGGCGTGCGCATGGCCATCCGCGTGGACGACTGA